A genomic region of Actinomycetes bacterium contains the following coding sequences:
- the leuD gene encoding 3-isopropylmalate dehydratase small subunit, translating to MEAVEIITGTAVPLDRSDVDTDQIIPSDWLKRVERTGFEAGLFAEWRDDRDFVLNKQEHAGANILIAGPQFGTGSSREHAVWALHQYGFRVVISAKFGDIFRNNSTKNGLVPVQLSPEGARTLMEAVQRDPDLEIVVDIETRTVEAQAIDFLEPFPLDDAIQHRFLNGLDDIALTMQYADAIGHHETHRPDWMKKLDIEHNA from the coding sequence ATGGAAGCCGTGGAGATCATCACCGGCACGGCGGTCCCCCTCGACCGCTCCGATGTCGACACCGACCAGATCATTCCGTCGGACTGGCTCAAGCGCGTCGAGCGGACCGGGTTCGAGGCGGGCCTGTTCGCGGAGTGGCGCGACGACCGCGACTTCGTGCTCAACAAGCAAGAGCACGCGGGCGCCAACATCCTGATCGCCGGGCCGCAGTTCGGCACCGGTTCCAGCCGTGAGCACGCGGTATGGGCGCTTCACCAGTACGGGTTCCGGGTGGTCATCTCGGCCAAGTTCGGCGACATCTTCCGCAACAACTCCACCAAGAACGGGCTCGTGCCCGTTCAGCTGTCCCCCGAGGGCGCCCGCACCCTCATGGAGGCAGTGCAGCGCGACCCCGACCTCGAGATCGTGGTCGACATCGAGACCCGCACCGTGGAGGCCCAGGCAATCGACTTCCTGGAGCCGTTCCCGCTCGATGATGCGATCCAGCACCGATTCCTCAACGGGCTGGACGACATCGCGCTCACGATGCAGTACGCCGACGCGATCGGCCACCACGAAACCCACCGTCCCGACTGGATGAAGAAGCTCGACATCGAGCACAACGCCTGA
- the leuC gene encoding 3-isopropylmalate dehydratase large subunit gives MTESPRTLVEKVWDRHVVRSAEGEPDLLYIDLHLVHEVTSPQAFDGLRMSGRGVRRPDLTVATEDHNVPTADIDQPIADPVSRKQIETLRANTSEFGIVNFEMGNPGQGIVHVMAPEQGRTLPGMTVVCGDSHTATHGAFGAIAFGIGTSEVEHVLATQTLHQAKPKTLAVNVEGELRPGVSAKDIILAVLGELGTSGGMGYIAEYRGSAIEALSMEGRMTVCNMSIELGAKAGLIAPDEKTFEYLKGRQEAPAGDLWDEAVADWKTLHTDEGATFDKEITLDAAAIEPHISWGTNPGQVIPITGTVPSPEDFDDEVERTAAERALEYMDLTAGQPMTDVAVDTIFIGSCTNSRIEDLRAAADVIRDSGRRVASGVRTFIVPGSFAVKDQAVAEGLDKVFTDAGFDWREPGCSMCLAMNPDKLQPGERSASTSNRNFEGRQGRGGRTHLVSPAVAAASALAGHFATPEAL, from the coding sequence GTGACAGAGAGTCCACGCACCCTCGTAGAGAAGGTCTGGGACCGCCACGTGGTGCGGTCAGCAGAAGGCGAACCCGACCTGCTCTACATCGACCTGCACCTCGTGCACGAGGTCACATCTCCCCAGGCGTTCGACGGGCTGCGCATGTCGGGCCGGGGCGTCCGGCGCCCCGACCTCACCGTCGCCACCGAGGACCACAACGTCCCCACCGCCGACATCGACCAGCCCATCGCCGACCCGGTCAGCCGCAAGCAGATCGAGACACTGCGGGCCAACACCAGCGAATTCGGCATCGTGAACTTCGAGATGGGCAACCCGGGCCAGGGCATCGTGCACGTGATGGCGCCGGAGCAGGGCCGCACCCTGCCCGGCATGACCGTCGTGTGCGGCGATTCCCACACAGCCACCCATGGCGCGTTCGGTGCGATCGCGTTCGGCATCGGCACCAGCGAGGTCGAGCACGTGCTCGCCACCCAGACACTTCACCAGGCCAAGCCGAAGACCCTGGCGGTCAACGTGGAGGGCGAGCTGCGCCCCGGTGTGAGCGCCAAGGACATCATCCTCGCCGTACTCGGCGAGCTCGGCACCTCGGGGGGGATGGGCTACATCGCCGAGTACCGGGGATCAGCCATCGAAGCCCTCTCGATGGAAGGCCGCATGACCGTGTGCAACATGTCGATCGAACTCGGCGCCAAGGCCGGCCTCATCGCCCCCGACGAGAAGACCTTTGAGTACCTGAAGGGCCGCCAGGAGGCACCCGCCGGCGACCTGTGGGACGAGGCAGTGGCCGACTGGAAGACCCTGCACACCGACGAGGGAGCCACGTTCGACAAGGAGATCACCCTCGACGCCGCAGCCATCGAGCCGCACATATCCTGGGGCACCAACCCGGGCCAGGTGATCCCGATCACCGGCACGGTCCCCTCCCCCGAGGACTTCGACGACGAGGTGGAGCGAACAGCTGCCGAGCGGGCACTGGAGTACATGGACCTCACCGCCGGACAGCCGATGACCGACGTGGCCGTCGACACGATCTTCATCGGCTCCTGCACCAACTCGCGCATCGAAGACCTGCGTGCGGCGGCCGACGTGATCCGCGACAGCGGTCGCAGGGTCGCGAGCGGCGTACGAACGTTCATCGTTCCCGGCAGCTTCGCCGTGAAGGACCAGGCCGTCGCCGAAGGCCTCGACAAGGTGTTCACCGACGCCGGTTTCGACTGGCGCGAACCCGGTTGCTCCATGTGCCTGGCCATGAACCCCGACAAGCTCCAACCGGGCGAGCGGTCCGCCAGCACATCGAACCGCAACTTCGAGGGCCGCCAGGGCCGCGGCGGCCGCACCCACCTCGTATCCCCGGCCGTCGCCGCGGCGAGCGCACTCGCCGGCCACTTCGCCACCCCGGAGGCACTCTGA
- a CDS encoding IclR family transcriptional regulator, giving the protein MEPTVSGVGVLDKSVLVLNAIADRKLTLVELVEATGLTRATAHRLASALEAHGLLRRTVDGRFALGLHLLALGREAAVQFPLAERARPAMEELRDRTGESVQLYVVDGDSRVCVAALESPHGLRTIVPVGAALSLDVGSAGHVLTGTGLGELGWVESLGEREPGVASVSAPICDADGAVVAAISVSGPIDRMGSSPGRHHGPAVIEAAVAVKDAASAARPTGT; this is encoded by the coding sequence ATGGAACCCACTGTAAGCGGCGTCGGGGTGCTCGACAAGTCGGTGCTCGTGCTCAACGCCATCGCCGACAGGAAGCTCACCCTCGTGGAACTGGTCGAAGCAACCGGGCTCACCCGCGCAACTGCGCACCGCCTGGCGAGCGCCCTGGAAGCACACGGACTGCTGCGCCGCACGGTCGACGGCCGCTTCGCCCTCGGGCTGCACCTGCTCGCCCTCGGGCGCGAGGCCGCCGTGCAGTTCCCCCTTGCCGAGCGGGCCCGGCCGGCCATGGAGGAGCTGCGCGACCGCACGGGCGAATCCGTGCAGCTGTATGTGGTCGACGGGGACAGCCGGGTGTGCGTGGCGGCGCTCGAGTCGCCCCACGGCTTGCGCACGATCGTGCCCGTTGGGGCCGCCCTCTCGCTCGACGTCGGCTCGGCGGGGCATGTCCTCACCGGCACGGGCCTCGGCGAGCTCGGGTGGGTCGAGTCGCTCGGAGAGCGCGAGCCCGGAGTCGCGAGCGTGTCCGCTCCCATCTGTGACGCCGACGGCGCGGTGGTCGCCGCGATCTCGGTCTCGGGGCCGATCGACCGGATGGGCTCCTCACCTGGCCGTCATCACGGCCCGGCAGTGATCGAAGCGGCGGTCGCGGTCAAAGACGCCGCATCCGCTGCCCGACCAACCGGCACCTGA
- the rsgA gene encoding ribosome small subunit-dependent GTPase A, whose amino-acid sequence MPESTEVSNPAPGDSRPPAWDAHWERAWNESGAGADGLVPVRVVRIDKGGITVATEPGDEQLVVAAKAVRRVVVGDVCALDEEAGRVEKILARQTVFERRAPGAARDDVAVNAKALAANMRVVLVLQALDSGVNTARLAREMVLAWESGAEPVVVLTKADLVDETAAASERAEAQRFAPGAPVTVVSVSSQDGTTELDSYLPRGTVAVLLGASGAGKSTLANALAAQGVQLTAEVREGDLRGRHTTTAGQMLELTRNRWLIDTPGIRGVGLWHSDEGLERAFADLAPFAQQCRFNDCTHTSEPGCGILAAVADGQVAQDRLDTWHLLVEEVERLEAEAEEQEREVKREDNQRSRRRAAAHRGRPRR is encoded by the coding sequence ATGCCGGAGTCCACCGAGGTGTCGAACCCAGCGCCGGGCGACTCGCGCCCCCCGGCGTGGGATGCCCACTGGGAGCGGGCGTGGAACGAGTCCGGCGCCGGCGCTGATGGCTTGGTGCCGGTTCGCGTCGTACGAATCGACAAGGGCGGCATCACGGTGGCCACCGAGCCCGGCGACGAGCAGTTGGTGGTGGCGGCCAAGGCAGTGCGGCGCGTCGTCGTGGGAGACGTGTGCGCGCTCGACGAAGAGGCGGGGCGGGTCGAGAAGATCCTGGCGCGGCAGACCGTGTTCGAGCGCCGGGCTCCGGGAGCGGCTCGAGACGACGTTGCGGTCAACGCCAAGGCACTCGCCGCCAACATGCGCGTGGTTCTGGTGCTGCAGGCACTGGACTCCGGGGTCAACACGGCCAGACTGGCGCGCGAGATGGTGCTGGCCTGGGAGAGCGGCGCCGAGCCGGTGGTCGTGCTGACCAAGGCAGACCTCGTCGACGAGACGGCCGCGGCAAGCGAACGTGCCGAGGCCCAGAGGTTCGCGCCGGGCGCTCCGGTCACGGTCGTGTCGGTCAGCTCACAAGATGGCACCACCGAACTCGACTCCTACCTGCCCCGTGGCACCGTGGCCGTGCTGCTGGGTGCATCAGGGGCCGGCAAGTCGACCCTTGCGAACGCGCTGGCGGCACAGGGCGTGCAGCTGACCGCCGAAGTGCGTGAGGGAGACCTGCGGGGGCGCCACACCACCACCGCGGGCCAGATGCTGGAACTGACCCGCAACCGCTGGCTGATCGACACCCCGGGAATCCGCGGCGTGGGGCTCTGGCACAGCGACGAAGGCCTCGAGCGCGCATTCGCCGACCTGGCCCCCTTCGCGCAGCAGTGCCGCTTCAACGACTGCACCCACACGAGCGAGCCCGGATGCGGCATCCTCGCCGCCGTCGCCGATGGGCAGGTCGCACAGGATCGCCTCGACACGTGGCACTTGCTGGTGGAGGAAGTCGAACGGCTGGAGGCAGAGGCCGAGGAACAGGAACGCGAAGTGAAGCGCGAGGACAACCAGCGCTCACGCCGCCGCGCCGCCGCTCACCGCGGCCGCCCCCGCCGCTGA
- a CDS encoding Ppx/GppA family phosphatase: MDPTGHEPPQAPTALAAIDIGTNSVHMVVARVVSRERFEVLTRHKEMVRLGSGEGDMKHLEPDAIDRGVAALRRCQEIARGFDAEVVAVATSAVREAANRDEFLQRAERDAGVSVSVISGVEEARLIQLGVLQSLPVYDRQLVLIDVGGGSTEVLFGLGADVRYARSLKLGSLRMTRRFFPGGKVEGNAVQRCRKFIRARLAPMLHEAGGLSHEVAVASSGTAEALAVTAIARKGGDVPSEMNGEVISRKALGKVIADLAGAETTEQRRKLPGVDAARADILLGGAIVLEQLCDAFEITELTISGNALREGVLLDALARQVGSGLHHLSDLRRASVIHVLGACDDDPEHAFQVARLALQLHDLLAARLGLDDADRELLEAAALLSNVGLFISHSAHHKHSYYVIRNSEHLSGFTDNEKELIAQVARYHRKSAPSEEKHDLFAALAEDDRRRVRAMAGLLRVAIALDRNHDGGVKFVTLGERDGTTVLRLRADGDRELELEVFTATDRKGLLESMLGQPVTVEVAAHAD; this comes from the coding sequence GTGGACCCGACCGGCCATGAACCACCGCAAGCGCCAACGGCGCTGGCCGCAATCGACATCGGCACCAACTCGGTGCACATGGTGGTGGCCAGGGTCGTGTCCCGCGAGCGGTTCGAGGTCCTGACCCGTCACAAGGAGATGGTCCGCCTCGGCTCCGGCGAGGGCGACATGAAGCACCTCGAGCCCGACGCCATCGACAGGGGTGTGGCGGCGTTGCGCCGCTGCCAGGAGATAGCCCGCGGATTCGATGCCGAAGTGGTAGCGGTGGCCACCTCGGCCGTGCGTGAGGCAGCCAACCGCGACGAGTTCCTGCAGCGCGCCGAGCGCGACGCGGGCGTGTCGGTCAGCGTGATCTCGGGCGTCGAGGAGGCGCGGCTGATCCAGCTCGGGGTGCTGCAGTCGCTGCCCGTCTATGACCGCCAGCTGGTCTTGATCGATGTGGGCGGCGGTTCCACCGAGGTGTTGTTCGGGCTCGGCGCCGACGTGCGCTACGCCCGGTCGCTCAAGCTCGGTTCGCTGCGCATGACGCGGCGGTTCTTCCCCGGCGGCAAGGTCGAAGGCAACGCGGTGCAGCGGTGTAGGAAGTTCATCCGGGCGCGGCTGGCCCCGATGCTGCACGAGGCCGGCGGGCTCTCCCATGAGGTGGCGGTGGCATCTTCGGGCACGGCCGAAGCCCTCGCGGTGACAGCCATAGCGCGCAAGGGTGGCGACGTGCCCTCAGAGATGAACGGCGAGGTGATCAGCCGCAAGGCCCTCGGCAAGGTGATTGCGGACCTCGCCGGTGCGGAGACCACCGAGCAGCGGCGCAAGCTCCCCGGCGTGGACGCCGCCCGCGCTGACATCTTGCTCGGCGGCGCCATCGTGCTCGAGCAACTCTGCGATGCGTTCGAGATCACCGAGCTCACGATCTCGGGGAACGCGTTGCGAGAGGGAGTGCTGCTCGACGCGCTGGCGAGGCAGGTGGGCTCGGGCCTGCACCATCTCTCCGACCTCCGGCGGGCGTCGGTCATACATGTGCTGGGCGCGTGCGACGACGACCCCGAACATGCCTTTCAGGTGGCACGCCTTGCCCTGCAGTTGCACGACCTTCTGGCGGCGCGCCTCGGCCTCGATGATGCTGACCGTGAACTCCTGGAGGCAGCAGCGCTGCTCAGCAACGTGGGGCTGTTCATCAGCCACAGCGCGCACCACAAGCACAGCTACTACGTGATCCGGAACTCCGAGCATCTGAGCGGGTTCACCGACAACGAGAAGGAATTGATCGCACAGGTCGCCCGGTACCACCGCAAGAGCGCGCCGTCGGAGGAGAAGCACGATCTGTTTGCCGCGCTCGCCGAGGACGACCGTCGCCGGGTGCGGGCCATGGCCGGGCTGTTGCGGGTGGCGATCGCGCTCGACCGCAACCACGACGGTGGTGTGAAGTTCGTGACTCTCGGCGAGCGAGACGGCACGACGGTGCTGCGGCTGCGCGCCGATGGCGACCGTGAGCTCGAACTCGAGGTCTTCACCGCCACTGACCGAAAGGGCTTGCTCGAATCGATGCTGGGCCAGCCCGTGACGGTGGAGGTGGCCGCCCACGCGGACTGA
- the mscL gene encoding large conductance mechanosensitive channel protein MscL translates to MIKGFKEFITRGNAVDMAVGIVIGASFGLVIDSLVEGLINPIVGAILPGSVDNLALMTFEIGGAEIFWGAIVSALITFLLTAFAIYLLVVMPINKLNERRSRGEDDSEPTNEEKMVDLLEQIANRDN, encoded by the coding sequence ATGATCAAGGGGTTCAAGGAGTTCATCACGCGGGGCAACGCCGTCGACATGGCGGTCGGTATCGTCATCGGTGCCAGCTTCGGCTTGGTCATCGACTCGCTGGTCGAAGGCCTGATCAACCCGATCGTCGGCGCAATCCTGCCAGGCAGCGTCGACAATCTCGCCTTGATGACGTTCGAGATCGGCGGTGCCGAGATCTTCTGGGGCGCCATAGTGTCCGCGCTGATCACCTTCCTGCTCACGGCCTTCGCCATCTACCTCCTGGTGGTGATGCCCATCAACAAGCTCAACGAGCGCCGCTCGAGGGGTGAGGACGACTCCGAGCCCACCAACGAGGAGAAGATGGTCGACCTGCTCGAGCAGATCGCCAACCGCGACAACTGA
- a CDS encoding transcription elongation factor GreA, with protein MAEHELSQAAHDRLVAELEELRTHGRIDLADRIERAREHGDLKENAEYHAAKDEKAKMESRIATIANTLENAVVVERAESHEVIVGSVVSIRYEGDDDDEIEKYLVGSIEERHDDLDVVSPQSPLGAALMGHKAGDTVTFAAHGNDQTVDITQVD; from the coding sequence ATGGCTGAGCACGAACTCTCCCAGGCAGCGCATGACCGACTCGTCGCAGAACTCGAGGAGTTGCGCACCCACGGGCGGATCGACCTGGCGGACCGGATCGAACGGGCACGCGAACACGGCGACCTCAAGGAGAACGCCGAGTACCACGCGGCCAAGGACGAGAAGGCCAAGATGGAATCCCGCATCGCCACGATCGCCAACACGCTCGAGAACGCAGTCGTGGTGGAGCGAGCCGAGTCCCACGAGGTGATCGTGGGATCGGTGGTGTCGATCCGCTACGAGGGTGACGACGATGACGAGATCGAGAAGTATCTGGTCGGCTCGATCGAGGAGCGCCACGACGACCTCGACGTGGTATCGCCGCAGTCGCCGCTCGGCGCGGCGCTGATGGGCCACAAGGCCGGCGACACGGTAACGTTCGCGGCCCACGGCAACGATCAGACCGTGGATATCACCCAGGTCGACTGA
- a CDS encoding terpene cyclase/mutase family protein, with amino-acid sequence MNPADRRGDNAVHLRVVSVRRAHLRTAVVLVLVSALSVFATPAVGAAAAGPAEAAIAWLDAEVAANSGSLPGPGSSEPDWGLTADAALARIAGGRGTEAPTVALAQALSDALADYSTWDGLGSEFAGVRTSGALAKVLLVATSAGLATDDVDGVDLEAELRGLMQGMGPQTGRFSDRNPYGPDNSNGFDQAWAMLALAANGEVPAASVAFLLSQQCPGGGFPLLYDDGGCDSDEDSHPDASALAVQVLLVVERTPEVRQALQDVLGRLLGEQLPDGSFRGAPPTEVSNANSTGLAAQALRGAGQLEAADRAAAWVGSIQVGETHAGTPAVAESGAIAYEPAKFDGALVGGIPGQQRDQWRRATTQGLLALDVGLFVPAADEAPVNPTPTTSTTTTTTTTDTSTTSSTSAVPPTAAPTTAPTTQPSASTSGPDPAVAGAQADGGAADTPLAATGADGGVLGASGAGMVVVGAAAVWLSIRTRRPGREAWHWS; translated from the coding sequence ATGAACCCAGCCGACCGTCGTGGCGACAATGCCGTGCACCTGCGGGTCGTGAGTGTGCGCAGAGCGCACCTGCGCACGGCCGTGGTGCTCGTGCTGGTTTCGGCGTTGTCGGTATTCGCCACCCCTGCGGTCGGCGCAGCCGCGGCCGGTCCTGCGGAGGCTGCCATCGCCTGGCTGGACGCCGAGGTGGCCGCCAACTCCGGGTCACTGCCGGGACCTGGTTCGTCGGAACCCGACTGGGGTCTGACTGCTGACGCCGCCCTGGCGCGCATTGCCGGCGGGCGTGGCACCGAGGCGCCCACGGTTGCGCTGGCGCAAGCCCTCTCCGATGCCCTCGCCGACTACTCGACATGGGACGGCCTTGGCAGCGAGTTCGCCGGGGTCCGTACGTCGGGTGCGCTGGCCAAGGTGCTGCTCGTTGCCACTTCCGCGGGTCTGGCCACTGACGACGTCGACGGAGTGGACCTCGAAGCGGAGTTGCGCGGCCTGATGCAGGGCATGGGGCCACAGACAGGCCGGTTCTCGGACCGCAATCCATACGGGCCCGACAACAGCAACGGCTTCGATCAGGCGTGGGCGATGCTCGCCCTCGCCGCCAATGGCGAGGTGCCGGCGGCGAGCGTGGCGTTCCTGCTGTCCCAGCAGTGCCCGGGCGGGGGCTTCCCGCTCCTCTACGACGACGGTGGCTGCGACTCCGACGAAGACAGCCATCCGGATGCGAGCGCGCTGGCGGTCCAGGTGCTCCTCGTGGTGGAGCGCACCCCAGAGGTACGCCAGGCATTGCAGGACGTGCTCGGTCGCCTGCTCGGCGAGCAGCTGCCAGACGGCTCCTTTCGTGGCGCTCCCCCCACCGAGGTGTCCAATGCCAACAGCACGGGCCTCGCCGCCCAGGCACTGAGGGGAGCGGGTCAGCTCGAAGCGGCCGACCGTGCAGCGGCATGGGTCGGGTCGATACAGGTGGGCGAGACCCACGCAGGCACGCCGGCCGTCGCTGAATCGGGGGCGATTGCATACGAGCCGGCGAAGTTCGACGGCGCGCTGGTCGGTGGCATCCCTGGCCAGCAGCGCGACCAGTGGCGCCGCGCCACCACCCAGGGCCTGCTCGCGCTCGACGTCGGGCTGTTCGTGCCCGCGGCCGACGAGGCGCCGGTGAACCCGACGCCCACCACCTCCACCACGACCACCACGACCACGACCGACACCTCCACCACGTCGAGCACATCCGCGGTGCCTCCCACAGCAGCCCCGACGACAGCCCCCACCACCCAGCCGTCGGCCTCGACCAGTGGGCCGGATCCGGCCGTCGCGGGCGCGCAGGCGGATGGTGGTGCAGCGGATACTCCATTGGCCGCCACCGGCGCCGACGGCGGCGTGCTGGGAGCCAGCGGCGCAGGAATGGTCGTCGTAGGCGCCGCTGCGGTCTGGCTGAGCATCAGGACCCGCAGGCCCGGGCGTGAGGCATGGCACTGGAGCTGA